From the genome of Faecalibacterium prausnitzii:
CGAGGAATACGCTTTCGACTTTCTGGACATCAACATGGGCTGCCCAGCCCCGAAGATCGTCTCCGGCGGTGCCGGCAGCAAACTGATGCTGGACCCCGACCTCTGCGGCAGGATCGTCGAGCAGGTAGTGGCGCACACCTCCCGGCCCGTCACGGTCAAGATGCGCAAAGGCTGGGACGCCGATCACGTCACCGCAGTCGAGTGCGCCAAGGCATGCGAACAGGCCGGTGCGGCCCTCATCGCAGTACACGCCCGGACGCGGGAGCAGATGTACACCCCCGGCATCGACCCGGAGATCATCGCCCGCGTAAAATCTGCCGTGCATGTGCCGGTGCTGGGCAACGGCGACATCCATTCGGCTGAAGACGCCGTCGCTCTGGTCAAAGAGACCGGCTGCGACGGTGTGATGATCGCCCGCGCAGCCCTGGGCGACCCGTGGCTGTTCGAGCGGGTGAACGCCGCACTGGAGGGCACCCCGGCCCCCAAAGAGCCGAATCTGCAGGCCCGGATGAACGCCCTCCGCCGTCAGGTGGAGGAAATGGTGGAGCAGAAGGGCGAATTCGTCGCTATGCCCCAAGCCCGCGCCCAGACCATGCACTACATGAAAGGGCTGAAGGGCGCGGCCTCCCTGCGGCGGTACTGCTGCGAGCTGACTCATCTGGAAGACATCGACCGCCTCATCGAGGCCGTGTTCGACCAGCAGCGCAAAGCGGGGCTTGACCCGGACGACGAACGCGAGGTCCCATTCCCCTGATTTTCCCGGACGATCCGGATTTTTTTGAAACAAGAGGTTCTCTGCCATGACTTCATCTCACAGCCCCCGGCTTCTGGGGCAAAAACAGAACAAATTCCTGCTCACGGTCTGCCTGTGTGCGCTGACGGCGGCGCTGATCTTCCTGCCGTTCTATCTTCTGGACGGCGGCTTTTTCCACTACGCCGGTGATTTCAACAGCCAGCAGATCAGTTTTTACCGCTACATGAACGGCTTCCTCAAGGGGCTGGGCTACCCGGACGGCGCAGGCAGTGTCCGCAACACCTTCTCCTGGGCCACCGACCTGGGCAGCGGGGCGCTGAACGCCTATTCCTTCTACCTGTACGGCTCGCCGTTCTTCTGGTTCTCGCTGCT
Proteins encoded in this window:
- the dusB gene encoding tRNA dihydrouridine synthase DusB, which encodes MEPLKIQHIPLPHRAVFGPMAGFTDAPCRRLMAQHGAGFTVSEMVSSRALVYHDHKTVSLLKAEPNGAPYGVQIFGEVPQIMGEAAAAIEEYAFDFLDINMGCPAPKIVSGGAGSKLMLDPDLCGRIVEQVVAHTSRPVTVKMRKGWDADHVTAVECAKACEQAGAALIAVHARTREQMYTPGIDPEIIARVKSAVHVPVLGNGDIHSAEDAVALVKETGCDGVMIARAALGDPWLFERVNAALEGTPAPKEPNLQARMNALRRQVEEMVEQKGEFVAMPQARAQTMHYMKGLKGAASLRRYCCELTHLEDIDRLIEAVFDQQRKAGLDPDDEREVPFP